Proteins encoded by one window of Salvia splendens isolate huo1 chromosome 5, SspV2, whole genome shotgun sequence:
- the LOC121804154 gene encoding serine/threonine-protein phosphatase 7 long form homolog — translation MSRYGPEDPSVLHYQHSHISRKAWAGQETTSFNIRRFEGHFWEIDNHHRRVIDYVCRFGLGGVLFCGKALDVDHSLITALVERWRPETHTFHLPVGETTITLQDVQVLWALRVDGVPFTGNGFCETGWRGLCEELLGFHPLQSEMKENGILASALIHRMTIQPLGDGLEDEAYIQRARMIVLVLLGGLILPDGSGCKIPLMWLTQLRDVEAASMISWASAALATLYHNLCEASMGKRTDIGGSSVLLQLWAWERMPTLRPDFTTARIHTNNTPCALMWTGSYMINRAPKHSVRHYREQLSLLQNSQFIWMPYVDRQLPDSCLDMNNSWRSVTYIVCWAIVEAHEPERVVRKFGGTPFIPELCDWGFNETHFKTNRRGKAKTNWAVQNKAYIQHWERRSEFVTNAYMEPLADHVQVMRTRQYMEWYFKITITYITQPGRLPEVGMNTVASSSTVQAETLARIFQMSRGFDPTDAVGLLHEINSLALNCLTDCGESERTVIPSTQRTDVDMSRGFFRRARGIGQRGIRTGGHGYSRHFRMSQGMPGSSQAANEENINSDDNIDLDALIDNFAGEPEMQNPPAPDPSSWFPTWWIGQ, via the exons aTGTCGCGATATGGACCAGAAGATCCTTCTGTTTTGCATTATCAGCACAGTCATATATCACGCAAGGCGTGGGCAGGCCAGGAAACAACCTCGTTCAATATTCGGCGCTTTGAGGGACATTTCTGGGAAATCGATAATCATCACAGACGCGTGATTGATTATGTTTGTAGGTTTGGTTTAGGTGGAGTTCTTTTCTGTGGTAAGGCTCTGGATGTAGATCATTCGTTGATCACAGCTTTAGTTgagcgttggaggccagagactcataCATTCCATCTTCCCGTAGGGGAAACTACCATTACATTACAAGACGTTCAAGTATTATGGGCTTTACGTGTAGATGGAGTACCCTTCACAGGAAATGGGTTTTGTGAAACTGGGTGGAGGGGTTTATGTGAAGAGCTCTTGGGCTTCCATCCCCTTCAAAGCGAGATGAAGGAAAACGGTATCTTGGCATCCGCGCTAATACATAGGATGACAATTCAACCGTTAGGAGATGGTCTCGAAGATGAAGCCTACATTCAACGGGCACGTATGATTGTGCTTGTGCTATTGGGAGGGTTGATCTTACCCGACGGCTCAGGGTGTAAGATACCTCTCATGTGGTTGACCCAACTTCGAGATGTAGAGGCTGCCTCTATGATTAGTTGGGCGAGTGCTGCACTTGCTACATTATACCATAATCTCTGTGAGGCGTCTATGGGCAAAAGGACAGACATTGGAGGTTCGTCAGTGCTCCTTCAGCTTTGGGCGTGGGAGAGAATGCCCACTTTGAGACCGGATTTTACAACGGCACGTATACATACAAACAACACGCCATGTGCATTAAT GTGGACTGGGTCCTATATGATAAACAGAGCCCCCAAACATTCGGTTCGACATTATCGTGAACAGTTGTCATTACTCCAAAATAGCCAG tttatttggatgcCCTACGTGGACCGTCAATTGCCAGACTCCTGCCTCGATATGAACAACAGTTGGAGATCTGTGACGTACATTGTGTGTTGGGCTATTGTAGAAGCACATGAACCTGAGCGCGTGGTTAGAAAATTTGGAGGCACGCCGTTCATCCCGGAATTGTGTGATTGGGGTTTCAATGAAACTCACTTCAAAACCAATCGTCGTGGAAAGGCTAAGACGAACTGGGCTGTGCAGAACAAGGCCTACATCCAACATTGGGAGAGGAGGTCGGAGTTCGTTACTAACGCTTACATGGAGCCTCTTGCAGACCACGTGCAGGTGATGAGGACTCGACAATACATGGAGTGGTATTTTAAAATTACCATTACATATATCACGCAGCCGGGTAGGCTTCCAGAAGTAGGGATGAACACTGTTGCATCATCATCTACAGTCCAA GCGGAGACATTGGCACGTATATTTCAGATGTCGCGCGGTTTTGACCCAACAGACGCCGTAGGATTATTGCACGAGATTAACAGTCTTGCTCTTAACTGCCTCACCGATTGCGGTGAGAGTGAACGCACGGTCATACCTTCCACACAGCGCACTGATGTGGATATGTCCCGGGGGTTTTTCCGAAGAGCTCGCGGTATTGGCCAGAGAGGTATCCGAACAGGCGGGCATGGTTATTCACGGCATTTCAGAATGTCCCAAGGCATGCCAGGGTCATCACAAGCAgcaaatgaagaaaatattaattcagaTGATAACATAGATTTGGATGCACTCATCGACAATTTTGCTGGTGAGCCCGAAATGCAAAATCCACCAGCACCAGATCCCTCTAGTTGGTTTCCTACTTG GTGGATTGGtcaataa